A genomic stretch from Empedobacter stercoris includes:
- a CDS encoding RES family NAD+ phosphorylase codes for MLVYNIRKAKYAKSLQASGVANRWNKNDEFVIYSGSTRALSTLELVVHRSSITIDNSYKLLVIEIDCTEDEIYNVKDSKLPKNWQSVESYPKLQEIGSAWYQDFKYLVMKVPSSIIPKEYNYLINTKHPDFSSKVKIKEIEDYNWDDRLL; via the coding sequence ATGTTAGTTTACAATATACGTAAAGCTAAATATGCAAAATCATTACAAGCTTCTGGTGTTGCCAACAGATGGAACAAAAATGATGAATTTGTAATTTATTCGGGAAGTACACGCGCATTATCAACCTTAGAATTAGTGGTTCACCGCAGTTCAATTACGATTGACAATTCGTACAAATTATTAGTGATTGAAATTGATTGTACAGAAGATGAAATTTACAATGTAAAGGATTCTAAATTACCCAAAAATTGGCAATCTGTAGAGTCTTATCCGAAACTTCAAGAAATTGGATCTGCTTGGTATCAAGATTTTAAATATTTGGTGATGAAAGTTCCTTCGTCAATCATTCCGAAAGAATACAATTATTTAATTAATACAAAACATCCCGATTTTTCTTCGAAAGTAAAAATCAAAGAAATAGAAGATTACAATTGGGATGATCGTTTATTATAA
- a CDS encoding heavy metal translocating P-type ATPase, which produces MNTQTLIIPLLNLETQEQVSKLNQMISEVENLDSFFIDLSNKSVSLTAKKMPKVTAKVFQILKQNNFKIDSVEINYPVLNMTCASCASSSQANLKRQPGVVNAEVNYGNGMGKIEYIPSLTSPENLKNALVEVGFDLVIDESKNQDEEIEQLHEDKYLSLKKNVIWALVFGIPLFIIGMFFMNMPYGNYIMWALSTPILFIFGQQFFVGAWKQLKNKTANMDTLVALSTGVAYIFSVFNTLFPEYWHSKGLHAHPYFEAAGLIIVFILIGKLMEERAKGNTSEAIKKLIGLQPNTVSVLKNGNQVEVKIEDVQIGDLILSKPGDKIAVDGIIISGETFIDESSLTGEPLPVEKGVDATVFSGTLNQNSPIQYKALKVGNDTLLAQIIQSVKNAQGSKAPVQQLVDKIAGIFVPIVIIIAILTFITWLVLGQENAFTMALLSMITVLVIACPCALGLATPTAIMVGMGKGAEQGILIKNAESLELAKKIDTIILDKTGTITEGKPKLQELIWFDDSAKNILYTIENNSQHPLAKAITAHIGKQENLSDLKVEDVSGKGLKATRLNKEYYVGKISWMNELNIQIEENVKQTIQDFSTKNYTTSFFGDNENVLGLIGISDEIKATSIEAIKAFHEKGIEVWMVTGDNEFSANAIAKQVGIDQVVANALPHDKMNIIKDLQNKGRIVAMVGDGINDSAALAQADVSIAMGNGSDIAIDVAEVTLIGGDLTKINHAINLSTQTVKTIHQNLFWAFIYNVIGIPIAAGVLYPINGFLLDPMIAGAAMAMSSVSVVTNSLLLKYKKI; this is translated from the coding sequence ATGAATACGCAAACCCTTATTATACCGCTTCTTAATTTAGAAACGCAAGAACAAGTTTCTAAATTGAACCAAATGATATCTGAAGTTGAAAATCTGGATAGTTTTTTTATTGATTTATCAAATAAAAGTGTTTCGCTGACGGCAAAAAAAATGCCTAAAGTAACAGCTAAAGTTTTTCAAATCCTAAAACAAAATAATTTCAAAATCGATTCTGTCGAAATAAATTACCCCGTACTTAACATGACTTGTGCTTCATGCGCAAGTAGCTCGCAGGCAAATTTAAAACGTCAACCAGGTGTTGTAAATGCTGAAGTGAATTATGGAAATGGAATGGGAAAAATAGAATATATTCCTTCTTTAACTTCTCCCGAAAATTTAAAAAATGCATTAGTTGAGGTTGGATTTGATTTAGTGATTGATGAATCAAAAAATCAAGACGAAGAAATAGAACAACTTCATGAAGATAAATACCTATCACTAAAAAAGAACGTGATATGGGCGCTTGTTTTTGGTATTCCTTTGTTCATTATAGGAATGTTTTTTATGAATATGCCTTATGGTAATTATATCATGTGGGCGCTTTCTACTCCTATTCTCTTTATTTTCGGTCAACAATTTTTTGTTGGTGCGTGGAAACAATTGAAAAATAAGACAGCTAATATGGATACTTTAGTAGCTTTGAGTACTGGTGTAGCTTATATATTCAGTGTTTTCAATACATTATTTCCAGAATATTGGCACAGCAAAGGTTTACACGCTCATCCTTATTTTGAAGCAGCTGGTTTGATTATCGTTTTTATTTTGATTGGTAAATTGATGGAAGAACGTGCGAAGGGAAATACATCTGAAGCAATCAAAAAATTAATAGGTCTGCAACCCAATACGGTTTCTGTTTTAAAAAATGGAAATCAAGTTGAAGTAAAAATTGAAGATGTGCAAATTGGAGACTTGATTTTATCTAAACCTGGAGATAAAATTGCCGTTGATGGAATAATTATTTCTGGAGAAACTTTTATCGATGAAAGTTCTTTAACTGGTGAACCTCTTCCTGTCGAAAAAGGAGTTGATGCTACTGTTTTTTCAGGAACATTGAACCAAAATTCTCCTATTCAATATAAAGCCTTAAAAGTTGGTAATGATACGCTCTTAGCTCAAATCATTCAGTCTGTGAAGAATGCACAAGGTAGTAAGGCGCCAGTTCAACAATTGGTGGATAAAATAGCAGGAATTTTTGTTCCGATTGTAATTATCATAGCAATTTTAACTTTTATTACATGGTTAGTTTTAGGTCAAGAAAATGCGTTTACCATGGCACTTTTATCCATGATAACTGTATTGGTTATCGCTTGTCCTTGCGCACTTGGTTTGGCTACACCTACTGCAATTATGGTTGGAATGGGAAAAGGAGCTGAACAAGGAATTTTGATTAAAAATGCAGAAAGTTTAGAATTGGCAAAGAAAATTGATACGATTATCTTAGATAAAACAGGAACAATTACAGAAGGAAAACCTAAATTACAAGAATTAATTTGGTTTGATGATTCTGCTAAAAATATACTTTATACCATCGAGAATAATTCGCAACATCCCTTAGCCAAAGCTATTACTGCACATATTGGTAAACAAGAAAATTTATCGGATTTGAAAGTTGAAGATGTTTCTGGAAAAGGATTAAAAGCAACTCGTTTGAACAAAGAATATTATGTTGGGAAAATAAGTTGGATGAACGAATTGAACATTCAAATTGAGGAGAATGTTAAACAAACAATTCAAGATTTTTCAACTAAAAATTATACCACTTCTTTCTTTGGTGATAATGAAAATGTTTTAGGTTTGATTGGAATTTCAGATGAAATAAAAGCAACTTCTATTGAAGCTATAAAAGCATTTCATGAAAAAGGAATTGAGGTTTGGATGGTGACTGGTGACAATGAATTTTCTGCGAATGCAATTGCTAAACAAGTTGGAATTGACCAAGTTGTAGCGAATGCTTTACCTCATGATAAAATGAATATCATCAAAGATTTACAAAATAAAGGAAGAATTGTTGCGATGGTTGGTGATGGAATTAATGACAGTGCAGCTTTGGCACAAGCAGATGTTTCGATTGCAATGGGAAATGGTTCTGATATTGCAATTGATGTTGCCGAAGTAACGTTAATCGGTGGCGATTTAACAAAAATTAATCATGCGATTAATCTTTCAACACAAACAGTTAAGACTATTCATCAAAATTTATTCTGGGCATTTATTTATAATGTAATCGGTATTCCAATTGCGGCAGGTGTTCTTTATCCAATCAACGGATTTTTATTAGACCCAATGATTGCAGGAGCTGCAATGGCTATGAGCAGTGTAAGTGTTGTAACAAACAGTTTATTATTGAAATATAAAAAGATTTAA
- a CDS encoding antitoxin Xre/MbcA/ParS toxin-binding domain-containing protein, protein MATIKLKSYKQIIDEIPEVRDFTNVYFYVNSYNIDQKYIKYLDELSGLKDDIISNWLNITTRTYRNYKTKDVSLKDNTKEHVVLLISLYKHGLEVFNTKDDFEKWLTTPNVLLDKKAPMDFLDTVSGLKFIDNRLTAIEYGENV, encoded by the coding sequence ATGGCAACAATAAAACTAAAAAGTTACAAGCAAATCATTGATGAAATTCCTGAAGTAAGAGATTTCACTAATGTCTATTTCTATGTAAATAGTTATAATATCGATCAAAAATACATCAAATATCTAGACGAATTATCTGGTTTAAAAGATGATATTATTTCGAATTGGTTAAATATTACAACGCGTACATATAGAAATTATAAAACAAAAGACGTTTCATTAAAAGACAATACGAAAGAGCATGTTGTTCTTTTAATTTCTTTGTATAAACATGGTTTAGAGGTTTTTAACACAAAAGATGATTTCGAAAAATGGTTAACAACTCCAAACGTTTTATTGGATAAAAAAGCACCAATGGATTTCTTGGATACAGTATCTGGTTTAAAATTCATTGACAATCGTTTAACAGCTATTGAGTACGGAGAAAACGTTTAA
- a CDS encoding cytochrome-c peroxidase — translation MKKMLPLFAIGATTLFYAFNSNKIIDQGYTITDLRALYSSGDQSKWPTPTVDESVLNDGFEDIGTLGEVPFPKDNPYTKEKAELGKTLFFDPRLSNSNQISCANCHDPELNWGDGRRVPYGEDRQLGARNSPSLMNVAYAKVMFWDGRAKTLEEQAEFPIRDKKEMNHHIDFATKRIAQIAGYKDLFKQAFGDENVSNDRITKAIATFERTILAPKNRFDKFIAGKSDELTDQEIEGLHLFRTKARCINCHNSAYFSDNKFHNIGLTYYGREYEDLGLYNTTKLAKNVGEFKTPSLREVPQNAPYMHNGLFPTIRGVLNMYNAGMFHFQPNEKQKNDSLFPKTSDLVKKLNLTTSELDALESFLMSLKQNQYKMRPPHLPK, via the coding sequence ATGAAAAAAATGCTTCCATTATTTGCAATTGGAGCTACTACTCTATTTTATGCATTTAACAGTAATAAAATAATCGACCAAGGTTATACAATTACCGATTTACGAGCATTGTATAGTAGTGGAGATCAGTCTAAATGGCCTACTCCAACTGTTGACGAAAGTGTTTTGAATGATGGATTTGAGGATATTGGAACATTAGGAGAAGTTCCTTTTCCCAAAGATAATCCATATACAAAAGAAAAAGCTGAATTAGGGAAAACGTTATTTTTTGATCCTCGTTTATCCAATTCTAATCAAATTTCTTGTGCAAATTGCCATGATCCTGAATTAAATTGGGGTGATGGTCGACGTGTTCCTTATGGAGAAGACCGTCAATTGGGTGCACGTAATTCACCAAGTTTAATGAATGTGGCTTATGCTAAAGTAATGTTCTGGGATGGTCGAGCAAAAACGTTGGAAGAACAAGCTGAATTCCCAATTCGTGATAAAAAAGAAATGAATCATCACATCGATTTTGCAACAAAAAGAATTGCTCAAATTGCTGGTTACAAAGATTTGTTCAAACAAGCTTTTGGAGACGAAAACGTATCAAATGATCGCATAACGAAAGCAATTGCTACTTTTGAACGAACAATTTTAGCTCCAAAAAATCGTTTTGATAAATTTATTGCTGGAAAATCAGATGAATTAACAGATCAAGAAATCGAAGGTTTACATCTTTTCCGTACAAAAGCAAGATGTATCAACTGTCACAATTCGGCTTATTTTTCGGATAATAAATTCCATAATATTGGATTAACGTATTATGGACGAGAATACGAAGATTTAGGTTTATACAATACAACTAAATTAGCAAAAAATGTTGGTGAATTTAAAACACCTTCTTTGCGTGAAGTTCCTCAAAATGCACCTTATATGCACAATGGATTATTTCCAACTATTCGTGGTGTCTTAAATATGTACAATGCTGGAATGTTTCATTTTCAACCAAATGAAAAACAGAAAAATGATTCATTATTTCCTAAAACATCTGATTTGGTGAAAAAACTTAATTTAACAACTTCCGAATTAGATGCATTAGAATCCTTTTTAATGAGTTTGAAACAGAATCAATACAAAATGCGCCCACCGCATTTACCAAAATAA